A section of the Paenibacillus aurantius genome encodes:
- a CDS encoding tetratricopeptide repeat protein: MGILIFYLLHGLLVFGVGRRLLKSARPEERGVLVWMGGVSLFLPVLAELLFAGGRLLTPKTARVVPSVAEEPAILEEAAEDGLLHEIKEIRAMASEDYRLMPLIDELEGEDNEHKKELIIGLLDKRVSRKGKYLHAALEHDDPEVVHYAATTLNVLKDQYADRIQEASGLTESGGREAFKELDRLYRDYLASGLLNKDMQSLVRKDYVTFLKKAREHYPETALYYEQLGSQYLELGQLGEARAVFLEACSRFPSFQGGYVGMLRTAYEGLDWKTVRHYLGLIDKHIPAEQIPEPWSPVIRQLKGVCGIQ; the protein is encoded by the coding sequence GTGGGTATCCTAATCTTCTATCTGCTGCACGGCCTGCTGGTGTTCGGCGTCGGCCGCCGCCTGTTGAAGTCGGCCCGGCCGGAGGAACGGGGAGTCCTGGTCTGGATGGGCGGCGTGTCGCTGTTCCTGCCCGTGCTGGCCGAGCTTCTCTTTGCCGGGGGGCGGCTTCTGACGCCGAAAACAGCCAGGGTGGTCCCATCCGTTGCGGAGGAGCCGGCCATTCTTGAGGAGGCAGCGGAAGACGGCCTTCTTCACGAGATTAAAGAAATCCGGGCGATGGCTTCGGAAGATTACCGGCTGATGCCTCTGATCGATGAGCTGGAGGGGGAGGACAACGAGCACAAGAAAGAGCTGATCATCGGCCTCCTGGATAAGAGAGTGTCCCGGAAGGGGAAATATCTTCATGCCGCGCTGGAACATGATGATCCGGAGGTGGTGCATTATGCGGCCACTACTCTTAATGTGCTTAAGGATCAGTATGCCGACCGTATTCAGGAAGCCTCCGGGCTCACCGAATCGGGAGGCCGGGAAGCCTTCAAGGAGCTGGACCGCCTCTACCGGGACTACTTGGCGAGCGGGCTTCTGAACAAGGATATGCAGAGTCTTGTCCGCAAGGACTATGTCACCTTCCTGAAGAAGGCGCGGGAACACTATCCCGAAACGGCCCTCTATTATGAGCAGCTGGGCAGCCAATACTTGGAGCTGGGACAGTTGGGCGAAGCAAGGGCGGTGTTCCTCGAAGCCTGTTCCCGGTTTCCCTCGTTCCAAGGAGGCTATGTCGGGATGCTGCGGACGGCTTATGAGGGTCTGGATTGGAAAACGGTCCGGCACTACTTGGGGCTGATCGACAAGCATATCCCCGCCGAACAGATTCCGGAGCCTTGGAGTCCCGTTATCCGGCAGCTCAAAGGAGTGTGTGGTATTCAATGA
- a CDS encoding acetyl-CoA acetyltransferase codes for MNPTAYGQPQVLYQADPAVTQTLKSKRDQMYSLGQSCMNRHIRVQTIDGQVYEGTVAGIDGGHLYLEVPTPGARSLYYNNVILPLVLYELLVITLLLL; via the coding sequence ATGAATCCAACCGCTTACGGACAGCCGCAGGTGCTGTATCAAGCCGACCCGGCCGTTACCCAAACGCTGAAATCTAAACGAGACCAAATGTACTCCCTCGGCCAAAGCTGCATGAACCGCCATATCCGCGTCCAGACGATCGACGGTCAGGTGTACGAAGGAACCGTCGCCGGAATCGACGGCGGCCACCTGTACCTGGAGGTGCCGACTCCCGGTGCCCGGTCGCTCTATTACAACAACGTCATCCTGCCGCTCGTGCTGTATGAGCTGCTCGTCATCACGCTGCTGCTGCTCTAA
- a CDS encoding HPP family protein, whose translation MNSKTLVICLYLLLIYWLSVHYGTLHWFFYPSLGAFSFLLMHRTFHLRELGKVVAGAVLVSTISSVTYHLSSGLLCFLGTSLLTVWLMTRLKWNAPPILALSLVPFFAHPDTVWSFPVAVAVTLLGLMLAIAAALWLEAWSVSLVRLMAGKAWFAPSEEGPATPRLKQDGL comes from the coding sequence ATGAACAGCAAAACCTTAGTCATCTGCCTTTATCTGCTTCTAATCTATTGGCTTTCCGTCCACTATGGGACGCTGCATTGGTTCTTCTACCCCTCTCTCGGCGCCTTTTCCTTTCTCCTTATGCACCGGACGTTCCACTTGCGGGAGCTGGGAAAGGTCGTGGCGGGAGCGGTCCTGGTGTCCACGATCAGCTCGGTAACCTATCATCTCTCGTCCGGGCTGCTCTGCTTTCTCGGCACTTCGCTCTTGACCGTGTGGCTGATGACCCGGCTGAAATGGAACGCTCCGCCCATTCTCGCCCTCTCGCTCGTTCCGTTCTTCGCCCATCCGGATACAGTCTGGTCCTTTCCCGTGGCCGTGGCCGTCACCTTGCTCGGGCTGATGCTGGCTATCGCAGCCGCCTTGTGGCTGGAGGCCTGGAGCGTATCGCTGGTCCGGCTCATGGCCGGGAAGGCCTGGTTCGCTCCGAGCGAGGAGGGCCCGGCCACCCCGCGCCTGAAGCAGGACGGGCTGTAG
- the pelF gene encoding GT4 family glycosyltransferase PelF → MKIGIIAEGSYPYVRGGVSSWIHMILESMPQHDFHLISISSGPRTPADRKYELPANVTGITDLILETDKEKIPSGETRLTPEEESAVRSWLMLEETDGEALKLIGSREKMGGPKGFFESRAYWRIVKDAYRKENPSSSFLDYFWMWQSMYTPLIALAQNPLPSLDLIHAVSTGYAGLLAALIKQRQGIPFLLTEHGIYSREREEEILQAAWVPVPYKQRWIRFFHQLSKQAYRQADDVITLFGRNSRYQLEAGAPEEKLKVIPNGIPFEKYAGLRPQGGGDTLAIGIIARVVPIKDIKTLLYAAKMIKDQGIPFRLTVMGPTEEDEAYYEECRFLIRTLELEGQVQFTGNVKILEYLPRFDLLVLSSISEGQPLSVLEGMAAGIPHVVTDVGSCSELIEGTEGDPFGPAGFVVPPVNPSKLAEKCIWFHYNREEGRKLGENGRRRVQAYYLTADVIGQYEALYERRGEEYGRNRISPEVPI, encoded by the coding sequence ATGAAAATAGGCATCATTGCCGAAGGCAGCTACCCTTATGTAAGAGGCGGCGTTTCGAGCTGGATTCACATGATTCTGGAAAGCATGCCCCAGCATGACTTTCATCTTATTTCCATTTCGTCGGGGCCGCGCACGCCGGCTGACCGCAAGTATGAGCTTCCGGCCAATGTGACGGGAATCACGGACCTTATTCTGGAGACAGACAAAGAGAAGATTCCTTCCGGAGAGACCCGGCTTACCCCGGAGGAAGAAAGCGCGGTCCGGTCCTGGCTTATGCTGGAGGAAACGGATGGAGAGGCTCTTAAGCTCATCGGAAGCCGGGAGAAGATGGGCGGTCCGAAAGGTTTTTTTGAAAGCCGGGCGTACTGGAGAATAGTGAAGGACGCTTACCGCAAGGAGAACCCGTCGTCCTCCTTTCTCGATTATTTCTGGATGTGGCAGTCGATGTACACCCCGCTGATCGCCCTGGCGCAGAATCCGCTTCCTTCTCTGGATCTTATCCACGCCGTGTCCACCGGATACGCCGGTCTTCTGGCTGCTCTCATCAAGCAGCGGCAGGGGATTCCTTTCTTGCTGACCGAGCACGGGATTTACTCCCGCGAGAGGGAAGAGGAGATTCTGCAGGCGGCTTGGGTACCGGTTCCTTACAAGCAGCGGTGGATCCGCTTCTTTCACCAGCTTTCGAAACAGGCTTACCGGCAAGCGGACGACGTGATCACCCTGTTCGGCCGCAATTCCCGCTACCAGCTGGAGGCGGGAGCTCCCGAAGAGAAGCTGAAGGTTATTCCGAACGGCATCCCGTTCGAGAAGTATGCCGGCCTCCGGCCGCAGGGAGGGGGAGACACCCTGGCCATCGGCATCATTGCCCGCGTGGTGCCCATCAAGGACATCAAGACCCTGCTGTATGCGGCCAAAATGATCAAGGACCAAGGCATTCCCTTCCGGCTTACCGTCATGGGGCCGACGGAGGAGGATGAAGCCTATTATGAGGAATGCCGGTTTCTTATCCGTACGCTTGAGCTGGAAGGGCAGGTGCAGTTTACCGGCAATGTCAAGATTCTGGAGTATTTGCCGCGGTTCGATCTGCTTGTGCTGAGCAGCATTTCCGAAGGGCAGCCGCTGTCGGTGCTCGAGGGTATGGCGGCCGGAATTCCGCATGTGGTGACGGACGTCGGCTCCTGCTCGGAGCTTATAGAAGGTACGGAAGGGGATCCGTTCGGTCCGGCCGGCTTCGTCGTCCCGCCGGTCAATCCGTCCAAGCTTGCCGAGAAATGCATCTGGTTTCATTACAACCGGGAGGAAGGCCGGAAGCTTGGCGAGAACGGCCGACGCCGGGTACAGGCCTATTATTTGACCGCGGACGTGATCGGGCAGTATGAGGCTTTATATGAACGAAGGGGAGAAGAATATGGCCGGAATCGGATTTCACCTGAAGTCCCTATATGA
- the sda gene encoding sporulation histidine kinase inhibitor Sda, which yields MGLLNDANLIEAYRKAIELELDEEFIDMLETEVRRRRLHLVLTRSAM from the coding sequence ATGGGCTTGCTGAATGACGCCAATCTGATTGAAGCCTATCGAAAAGCGATTGAACTGGAGCTGGACGAAGAGTTTATCGACATGCTTGAGACGGAAGTCAGAAGACGCCGGCTGCACTTGGTCTTGACCCGCAGCGCGATGTAA
- the pelG gene encoding exopolysaccharide Pel transporter PelG codes for MNEGEKNMAGIGFHLKSLYEKETFSSRVKAYGYAGFITAGPWLSMVLSIAVIGWMLQAYHPVPYAEKELFLLSVSYSFIFSLMLHGLVQLVLTRYLADLLYEKRDKEVFAAFLGSSKLVGSAALLIGTVFCLFSPLPLLYKAVLLALFLTVNLIWLLMVFLTAAKFYQAVAYAFVAGTGTGAVLAFLFTRYALFPSTEHGPALNQLAGFTAGMAVTLVFLFQTLVRTFPERGTEGQFAFLAYFDKYPTLAAIGFLYNASIWVCNWVIWYGEGSFTVASTFRFHTANDSAMFWAYLTIIPTLVSFLISVETRFYQSYRQFFGQVNNGGTLEQVEQARDGLYDVLKKELGKLLRNQGLVSLAIIGTAGFLTTLMNVNGVFVSLFRFTVVGAFANAMLLVIMQLMLYFDDRQGALRSIMVFFGCNAGLSLLFLPLGYRGYGLGFALGSTLALIYAAIRFAEYLNEIDYYVYCRPGERERPAGRFHRLGGWLDKKAAPENRWSATDQPKGYAG; via the coding sequence ATGAACGAAGGGGAGAAGAATATGGCCGGAATCGGATTTCACCTGAAGTCCCTATATGAGAAAGAAACCTTTTCATCCCGTGTAAAAGCTTACGGCTATGCCGGTTTTATTACGGCAGGGCCCTGGCTTAGCATGGTGTTATCGATAGCGGTCATCGGGTGGATGCTGCAGGCGTATCATCCGGTGCCTTATGCGGAGAAGGAGCTGTTCCTGCTGAGCGTCTCCTACAGCTTTATCTTCTCTCTCATGCTGCACGGGCTCGTTCAGCTGGTCCTGACCCGCTATTTGGCCGACCTGCTCTACGAGAAGAGAGATAAGGAGGTTTTCGCCGCTTTTCTCGGGAGCTCCAAGCTGGTCGGCTCGGCCGCTCTACTGATCGGCACGGTCTTCTGCCTGTTCTCCCCGCTGCCACTTCTGTATAAAGCGGTGCTGCTGGCCTTGTTCCTCACCGTAAACCTGATCTGGCTTCTGATGGTATTCCTGACAGCCGCCAAGTTCTACCAGGCGGTCGCCTATGCATTTGTTGCCGGTACGGGAACCGGGGCCGTCCTTGCCTTTCTTTTTACCCGGTACGCTTTGTTTCCGTCAACGGAACACGGGCCCGCCTTGAACCAGCTGGCCGGCTTCACAGCCGGCATGGCGGTGACCCTGGTCTTCCTCTTTCAGACCTTGGTCCGGACCTTCCCGGAGCGCGGGACGGAGGGACAGTTTGCTTTCCTGGCCTACTTCGACAAGTATCCAACGCTGGCCGCCATTGGTTTCCTGTACAATGCCAGCATCTGGGTGTGCAACTGGGTAATCTGGTACGGAGAGGGGTCCTTTACGGTTGCTTCCACCTTTCGTTTCCATACGGCGAACGACAGCGCCATGTTCTGGGCATACCTGACGATTATTCCTACGCTCGTCTCCTTCCTTATTTCAGTGGAGACGCGGTTCTACCAGAGCTACCGGCAGTTTTTCGGCCAGGTGAACAACGGGGGGACGCTGGAGCAAGTCGAGCAGGCAAGGGACGGCCTATACGATGTTCTAAAGAAGGAGCTCGGCAAGCTGCTCCGCAACCAGGGCTTGGTGTCCCTGGCCATTATCGGAACCGCCGGGTTCCTCACCACGCTTATGAATGTGAACGGCGTCTTCGTGTCCCTGTTCCGGTTTACGGTCGTGGGTGCCTTCGCGAACGCCATGCTGCTTGTGATCATGCAATTGATGCTGTATTTCGATGACCGCCAGGGGGCCTTGCGAAGTATCATGGTCTTCTTCGGCTGCAATGCGGGCTTGTCTCTCCTGTTTCTGCCCTTAGGGTATCGGGGGTATGGTTTGGGATTTGCCCTGGGTTCCACGCTGGCTTTAATCTATGCCGCCATTCGGTTCGCGGAATATTTGAACGAAATCGATTATTACGTTTACTGCCGCCCCGGGGAAAGGGAAAGGCCGGCCGGCCGATTCCATCGCTTGGGGGGATGGCTGGACAAGAAGGCGGCTCCGGAGAACCGGTGGTCCGCGACGGATCAACCGAAGGGATACGCCGGCTAA
- a CDS encoding cobyrinate a,c-diamide synthase — MTESREWNGRRARSNEETDRDEAGPDAGGGSRRLVVAAPSSGSGKTTVTLGLMAALKNRGYEVQGFKCGPDYIDPTYHTALTGRPSRNLDSWMTGPEAVKEIYIRGSRGADISVIEGVMGLFDGKNPRSNQGSTAEIAMLLDAPVLLVVDCSAMARSAAAIVKGFQTFAEGLRVAAVIANRVGSIGHYRMVREAVEQECGIPVAGYLRREDAVSIPERQLGLIPSIERGDCDELFGRLGSLAEAHLDMELLVRLSEGAPVQAEPVLFRGEPQEPRVRIAVAKDASFSFYYPENLELLEHYGAECVYFSPLAGEPVPEGADGLYLGGGFPEEFAGPLSEHAEAAASIRRAVESGMPALAECGGFMYLTESLADTEGREHAMAGLLPGRVRMQTKLAALGYRTVRGREGNFLLPPGEEAKGHEFHYSVHERPDETDLPPAYETEGLFGSKQEGFVKGSLAAGYTHLYFPSNPGIVERWIEACLRYRASAVPTGSRSPGTAPLR, encoded by the coding sequence ATGACGGAGAGTAGGGAGTGGAACGGCCGGAGAGCCCGCAGCAACGAGGAAACCGACCGGGACGAAGCGGGACCGGATGCGGGCGGAGGGAGCCGGCGTCTGGTGGTGGCGGCGCCCAGCAGCGGTTCGGGCAAGACCACGGTCACCTTGGGCCTGATGGCCGCACTGAAAAACCGGGGGTACGAGGTGCAGGGCTTCAAGTGCGGCCCGGATTACATCGACCCGACTTATCATACGGCCTTGACCGGTCGGCCTTCCCGCAACCTGGACAGCTGGATGACCGGCCCGGAGGCGGTGAAGGAAATCTACATACGGGGCAGCCGCGGGGCGGATATTTCCGTGATCGAGGGCGTCATGGGCCTGTTCGACGGGAAGAATCCGCGCTCGAACCAGGGCAGCACGGCGGAAATTGCCATGCTCCTTGACGCCCCGGTGCTGCTGGTGGTCGACTGCTCGGCGATGGCCCGCAGCGCGGCTGCCATTGTTAAAGGCTTTCAAACCTTCGCGGAAGGCCTTCGCGTGGCCGCCGTCATCGCGAACCGCGTCGGTAGCATTGGCCATTACCGGATGGTCCGGGAGGCCGTCGAGCAAGAATGCGGCATCCCCGTAGCCGGGTATTTGCGCCGCGAGGACGCCGTCTCGATCCCCGAGCGGCAGCTCGGGCTTATTCCGTCGATCGAGCGGGGCGACTGCGACGAGCTGTTCGGCCGCCTCGGCTCGCTGGCGGAAGCCCACCTGGACATGGAGCTCCTGGTCCGGCTGTCCGAAGGAGCCCCGGTGCAGGCGGAACCCGTCCTGTTCCGCGGCGAGCCGCAGGAGCCCCGCGTCCGCATCGCCGTGGCGAAGGACGCCTCGTTCTCCTTCTACTACCCGGAGAACCTGGAGCTCCTTGAGCATTACGGAGCGGAGTGCGTGTATTTTTCGCCGCTTGCGGGAGAGCCGGTACCGGAAGGAGCGGACGGGCTGTACCTGGGCGGCGGGTTTCCGGAGGAGTTCGCCGGGCCGCTCTCCGAGCATGCGGAGGCGGCCGCCTCCATCCGGAGGGCCGTCGAATCCGGCATGCCCGCCCTGGCCGAATGCGGCGGCTTCATGTACCTGACGGAGAGCCTGGCCGATACGGAAGGGCGCGAGCATGCGATGGCCGGTCTGCTGCCGGGCCGAGTCCGCATGCAGACGAAGCTGGCCGCGCTCGGGTACCGGACCGTACGCGGCCGGGAAGGGAACTTTCTGCTGCCGCCCGGCGAGGAGGCCAAAGGGCACGAGTTTCATTATTCCGTGCATGAGCGGCCGGACGAAACGGACCTGCCCCCGGCCTATGAAACGGAGGGTCTCTTCGGCTCGAAGCAGGAGGGTTTCGTAAAGGGCAGCCTCGCCGCAGGCTACACGCACCTCTACTTCCCTTCGAACCCGGGCATCGTCGAACGGTGGATCGAGGCCTGCCTGCGTTACCGGGCTTCCGCCGTTCCCACCGGAAGCCGTTCCCCCGGAACAGCGCCGCTCCGCTAG
- a CDS encoding DUF2194 domain-containing protein, giving the protein MITSLRKWIWISGGFLLLFIAGLQFFRVEKLYRLITPAEAGTQPVAVMAAAAPPKQGEELVVYITEGMNDSEKKLQGNLQYALDYAKVKHESIASRDIPSLSPNPYHILVLTGESAKQYPLAELQAYVRQGGRLVVGMRLDGTGWEPLAGVRENRGFYPEEVFGMKVNQALFPGYPDVDKEAGLLSNSMLDVTLEPEAKVYLSAESHPMLWTYDYGKGRVVYWNASSLGSKLLRGLLLHSVGLASPSFVTGQAAVKSVHIDDFPAPVPGGNADIITGQYGMSVADFYKKVWWADMKTYAERYNLIYTGYMIGTYRSDDSLDAGALISQDEEAYLYYGRELLAMGGELGLHGYNHQPLVKEGEAVNPELGYEPWNSGALMEAGLARMKTAFTHFYPNAVYRSYVPPSNILSRTGLQALHRALPEINNIAAVYNGSADKGDFVQEFGFDADIPGLYHMPRISSGYRFNQETQFYQADAVATMGVFQHFIHPDDLLDPKRIVGSGWEDMKAGFEGMFRHTNEVFPYLEPLRASSMREKLIAYQKAELNVRYTEDRISLTGRNLVSPSVFTVRVEAGKKLATASVSGVEVSPMKEAKGLYLVKLSKPQAELTIIKDE; this is encoded by the coding sequence ATGATAACCTCGCTGCGCAAGTGGATATGGATTTCCGGAGGCTTTCTGCTTCTCTTTATTGCCGGTCTTCAATTCTTCCGGGTGGAGAAGCTCTACCGGCTCATCACGCCGGCAGAGGCCGGCACGCAGCCCGTTGCGGTCATGGCCGCGGCTGCTCCTCCGAAGCAAGGGGAAGAGCTGGTCGTATACATAACGGAAGGCATGAACGATAGTGAGAAGAAGCTGCAGGGCAACCTTCAATATGCCTTGGACTATGCCAAGGTTAAGCACGAGTCGATCGCTTCCCGGGACATTCCTTCTTTGTCTCCGAATCCCTACCATATTCTGGTCCTGACCGGAGAATCCGCCAAACAGTATCCGCTCGCGGAGCTGCAGGCTTATGTTAGGCAGGGAGGGCGGCTGGTGGTGGGCATGCGGTTGGACGGCACTGGCTGGGAGCCCCTTGCCGGGGTCCGGGAGAATCGGGGATTCTATCCGGAGGAAGTCTTCGGCATGAAGGTGAACCAGGCCCTGTTCCCCGGCTATCCCGACGTGGACAAGGAAGCGGGGCTGCTCTCCAACAGCATGCTGGACGTGACCCTGGAGCCTGAGGCTAAGGTGTACCTCTCGGCGGAGAGCCATCCCATGCTGTGGACGTACGACTACGGCAAAGGAAGAGTGGTTTACTGGAACGCCTCCAGCTTGGGAAGCAAGCTGCTGAGGGGTTTGCTTCTTCATTCGGTCGGTCTGGCCTCGCCTTCCTTCGTTACCGGCCAGGCCGCCGTCAAGAGCGTGCATATCGATGATTTTCCCGCTCCCGTTCCGGGAGGGAATGCGGACATCATTACCGGGCAATATGGGATGAGTGTCGCCGATTTCTACAAAAAAGTATGGTGGGCCGATATGAAGACGTATGCCGAGCGATATAACCTGATTTATACGGGCTACATGATCGGCACGTACCGAAGCGACGATTCCCTCGACGCCGGAGCCCTGATTTCCCAGGATGAAGAAGCGTATCTGTACTACGGACGCGAGCTGCTGGCCATGGGAGGAGAGCTGGGCCTGCACGGGTACAACCACCAGCCTCTGGTGAAGGAAGGGGAGGCGGTGAATCCGGAGCTCGGGTACGAGCCGTGGAACAGCGGGGCGCTTATGGAAGCGGGACTTGCCAGGATGAAGACCGCGTTTACCCATTTCTACCCGAACGCGGTGTACCGCAGCTATGTGCCCCCTTCCAATATTCTGAGCCGCACCGGCCTGCAGGCTCTCCATAGAGCTCTCCCGGAAATCAACAATATCGCAGCTGTCTATAACGGTTCCGCCGACAAAGGGGATTTCGTTCAGGAATTCGGCTTTGATGCCGACATTCCGGGGCTCTATCACATGCCTCGGATATCAAGCGGCTACCGCTTCAATCAGGAAACGCAGTTTTATCAAGCCGATGCCGTGGCCACCATGGGCGTTTTCCAGCATTTTATCCACCCTGACGACCTGCTGGATCCGAAGCGGATCGTGGGCAGCGGCTGGGAAGACATGAAGGCGGGCTTCGAAGGCATGTTCCGGCATACGAACGAAGTGTTTCCTTATCTGGAGCCGCTTCGGGCAAGCAGCATGCGGGAGAAGCTGATCGCCTACCAGAAGGCGGAGCTGAACGTCCGTTATACCGAGGACCGCATTAGCCTGACCGGGCGAAACCTCGTCTCTCCTTCCGTATTCACCGTGCGGGTAGAGGCCGGGAAGAAGCTCGCCACCGCCTCTGTGAGCGGGGTGGAGGTCAGCCCCATGAAGGAAGCGAAGGGCCTCTACCTCGTCAAACTTTCGAAGCCCCAGGCGGAGCTTACGATTATAAAGGATGAATAA
- a CDS encoding phosphotransferase gives MAVIDSPNIPSARIQRLVRVQADQNSAVLGEWSWERLNWMASNRVTGGLYRLRGTASVGGNHFAWSLVGKHILPSEETDSWTHYCCWRREPELYRSGLLDRLPQPVRAPVCYGVEEEQDGTWWIWMEDVANTEEESWTEERYLETACLLGRFNGAYGSRQPLPDEPSLCRGFLASWIRECDRFDNGSALERSTWNHPRLKTIFPADMYERYANFRRFRPELLHVLSLLPKVFTHNDAWKPNLFRGRSGELIMIDWSNAGIAGVGEELGRFYGLSLNHGLGALEDKEAFASRLSEQYTLGLEQAGWKGDPRYPRIGFLASAGIRCGMMVPKLTNQLLVLDDEASVPQTLMERSHVAVHLLGLAEEAMRLAEESELFRNGIVEDFRNRK, from the coding sequence GTGGCAGTTATAGATAGTCCGAATATTCCATCCGCTCGTATCCAGCGTCTCGTGCGGGTGCAAGCCGATCAGAATTCTGCCGTCCTTGGCGAATGGAGCTGGGAACGGTTAAACTGGATGGCCTCAAACAGGGTGACGGGTGGACTTTACCGCTTAAGAGGGACTGCATCCGTTGGGGGAAACCATTTCGCCTGGTCCCTGGTAGGCAAGCATATCCTTCCGTCGGAGGAGACGGACAGCTGGACCCACTACTGCTGCTGGAGGCGGGAGCCGGAGCTATACCGGTCAGGCCTGTTGGACCGTCTTCCCCAACCAGTTCGGGCCCCTGTGTGCTATGGAGTAGAGGAGGAACAGGACGGAACGTGGTGGATTTGGATGGAAGACGTGGCGAATACGGAAGAAGAGTCCTGGACGGAGGAGCGCTATCTGGAAACGGCCTGCTTGCTAGGAAGGTTCAACGGGGCCTATGGTAGTCGACAGCCTCTTCCGGATGAGCCTTCGCTGTGCCGGGGCTTCCTTGCCTCCTGGATTAGGGAGTGCGACAGGTTCGATAACGGCTCCGCCCTTGAGAGGAGCACCTGGAACCATCCCCGGCTGAAGACGATATTTCCGGCGGATATGTATGAGCGCTACGCCAATTTCAGGAGATTCCGTCCGGAGCTGCTGCATGTGCTAAGTCTCCTGCCAAAAGTATTTACACATAATGACGCCTGGAAGCCGAATCTATTTAGGGGAAGAAGCGGAGAGTTGATTATGATAGACTGGTCCAATGCGGGAATCGCGGGAGTCGGGGAGGAGCTTGGGCGTTTCTATGGCCTGAGCTTGAATCATGGTTTGGGAGCGCTCGAGGATAAAGAAGCGTTCGCCAGCCGGCTCTCGGAGCAGTACACGCTTGGACTGGAGCAGGCGGGCTGGAAGGGCGATCCGAGGTACCCGCGGATAGGCTTCCTGGCATCGGCCGGGATCCGGTGCGGGATGATGGTGCCTAAGCTTACGAATCAGCTTTTGGTGCTGGACGATGAAGCTTCCGTCCCGCAGACTCTCATGGAGCGGTCTCACGTGGCCGTTCATCTGCTCGGCTTAGCGGAGGAAGCGATGCGGCTCGCGGAAGAGTCAGAGCTCTTCCGCAACGGTATCGTTGAGGACTTCCGTAATCGAAAATAG
- a CDS encoding cobalamin-binding protein translates to MRIVSLCPSNTEALAFLGLEKLLVGTDNYSDWPEGVRELPKLGPDLDIDMDRVEALKPDLVVASLTVPGMEKNVERLVERGLPHLVLSPNKLDDVADNLLTLGEATGRQEAAGRAHEAFTETIRRYREISRRAESRPSVYWEWWAKPVFTPGGGNWLTELTELAGGRNLFADRPEPSVRSTWEEVAERQPDHIALAWVGIRPKLVKPDTVRARPGWDALEAVRRDRIHVMEEALFCRPSPRLLDGLKKLATVLHPELYGPMKGGEPI, encoded by the coding sequence ATGCGCATTGTATCGCTGTGCCCGAGCAACACCGAAGCGCTGGCCTTCCTGGGCCTGGAGAAGCTGCTCGTCGGCACGGACAATTATTCGGATTGGCCGGAAGGCGTCCGGGAGCTTCCCAAGCTCGGACCCGACCTGGATATTGACATGGACCGGGTGGAGGCGCTGAAGCCGGACCTTGTCGTCGCTTCGCTGACGGTTCCCGGCATGGAGAAGAACGTCGAGAGGCTGGTCGAAAGGGGGCTGCCCCATCTCGTGCTGAGCCCCAATAAGCTCGACGATGTGGCGGATAATCTGCTTACCTTGGGGGAAGCGACGGGACGCCAGGAGGCCGCGGGCCGGGCCCACGAGGCCTTCACGGAGACCATCCGCCGGTACCGGGAGATCAGCCGCCGGGCGGAGTCCCGGCCGAGCGTTTATTGGGAATGGTGGGCGAAGCCCGTCTTCACACCGGGCGGGGGCAACTGGCTCACCGAGCTGACGGAGCTGGCCGGGGGGCGCAACCTGTTCGCCGACCGGCCCGAGCCGAGCGTCCGCTCGACGTGGGAGGAGGTTGCGGAGCGGCAGCCCGATCATATCGCGCTCGCCTGGGTAGGCATCCGGCCGAAGCTGGTCAAGCCGGATACGGTGCGGGCAAGGCCCGGCTGGGATGCCCTGGAAGCGGTACGCCGGGACCGGATTCATGTAATGGAGGAGGCGCTCTTCTGCCGGCCTTCCCCCCGGCTGCTGGACGGGCTGAAGAAGCTGGCCACCGTGCTTCATCCGGAGCTGTACGGACCAATGAAGGGAGGAGAGCCGATATGA